A genomic segment from Tachypleus tridentatus isolate NWPU-2018 unplaced genomic scaffold, ASM421037v1 Hic_cluster_2, whole genome shotgun sequence encodes:
- the LOC143242369 gene encoding upstream-binding protein 1-like: MSGHWNVDSIGDALAADFDGSLSGLGMELGTGSFNMSDTLMALPTLNSLKQEKEARSDPHNTNGSSEANNQCNENVV, translated from the exons ATGTCTGGTCACTGGAATGTCGACAGTATTGGTGATGCACTGGCCGCTGATTTTGATGGAAGCCTGTCTGGTTTGGGGATGGAGTTGGGAACTGGCTCTTTTAACATGAG TGACACACTGATGGCCTTACCAACATTGAACAGTTTAAAACAGGAAAAGGAAGCAAGAAG TGACCCACACAACACTAATGGCAGCAGTGAAGCCAACAATCAGTGTAATGAAAACGTGGTTTGA